Proteins from a genomic interval of Candidatus Omnitrophota bacterium:
- a CDS encoding Maf family protein, which translates to MGFPVFSGIILASESPRRRKLLEKMDIVFQTIPSDLVEMPPLGERPNVYASRMALEKAVKVGQAYADYLIVGADTVVAVDAVIMGKPKSPEEALLMLSRLSNRWHEVWTGICVYNQKQNIQIVQAVCSSVRFRNLSLQDIEEYVKSGEPMDKAGAYAIQGRGKVLVKEIKGSFHNIIGLPTLELGKIFQQLGISTNTGSVETAY; encoded by the coding sequence ATGGGATTTCCCGTTTTCTCAGGCATCATTCTCGCGAGCGAATCTCCCCGGCGCCGGAAATTGTTGGAGAAGATGGATATCGTATTCCAAACGATTCCCAGCGATTTGGTTGAAATGCCGCCTTTGGGAGAACGGCCCAATGTTTACGCTTCGCGCATGGCGTTGGAAAAAGCGGTTAAAGTGGGACAAGCCTACGCCGATTACTTGATCGTAGGGGCGGATACGGTCGTCGCCGTCGATGCGGTTATCATGGGAAAACCGAAATCTCCGGAAGAAGCGCTCCTGATGCTGAGCCGCCTCTCCAATCGCTGGCACGAAGTATGGACGGGAATTTGCGTATACAATCAAAAACAAAATATCCAGATCGTCCAGGCCGTCTGTTCGTCCGTTCGTTTTCGGAATTTGTCGCTGCAGGATATTGAAGAATACGTGAAGAGCGGCGAACCGATGGACAAAGCGGGCGCCTACGCTATTCAAGGACGGGGAAAAGTCCTGGTGAAGGAAATTAAAGGCTCTTTTCATAATATCATTGGATTGCCGACGCTGGAGCTTGGCAAAATATTTCAACAGTTGGGAATTTCCACCAATACCGGATCCGTCGAAACGGCGTATTAG
- a CDS encoding carbohydrate binding domain-containing protein, whose protein sequence is MTRCDRNSILCLCILSGIAVSLNAGELTPFLLPWDDAGDGVTNVSALLDKPAGKSGFIHIENGHFIDGAGRRFRILGVNMAFSGNFPTHEQSEKVAARMAKYGINGIRHHHMDTLRAPNGVWKEGTPEKQALDAENLDRFDYFIYQLKRHGIYSNINLKVGRKTVAADGLPQADKLPGYDKGVDHYFPRLIELQKNYARDLLTHRNPYTGTRYIEEPCIAMIEINNESGLASKWSGGDLDDLPAEYVVPLQLDWNRFLQKKYANTGAVQTAWRAAASGSGQEQLKEGANHWVFQQIEEGKGTRQIVPEGPDGAEALKLTTTAVGKESWHVQTFYPGLSLKGGGFYSFSAWMKSDRSRDVSVGVKMNHSPWEGLDEAKNIQVGSEWKKVELSFSPNRDEPDARLDIGDLGDELGILWVAQFSLIDGTPIGLPAGESLENASINVLPRSRFGERSAAAKRDWIEFLVQRETQYYQDMNQYLRGELGVKSIIAGTQLGFGAVASQLANDFIDHHAYWRHPVFPNKPWDAVDWYVRNDSILNEMSNPLEQLMQARVEGRAYTVSEYNHPAPNTYASECIPLTMAYAAFQDWDGVFFFAYSHNNNFSKKSMNSFFDIAGNTPKMLAMPAAANMFLRGDISPAKQRAVGAMSYREYLGNLTEHNGSTWYRPFSDAGIKSTAPYWMRTEMRFEENPQPVENPKVPPTTRIMTSDTDELTWDNSMKGKSFAAIRAEKTKGFVGFVSGRHFDLGHGVKLEIGETIQDWANILLTYMGEKNKERSWLLTATGYAENQGMKWKDGGKESVGNQWGEGPPMVEAIPLQLTFSRTDPPLKEAPLVSAKLFSLDERGVRKEVIPQAIQFSDEAVVVDLMRNQPSLWYELVFPSASVGDGGQY, encoded by the coding sequence ATGACGCGCTGCGACCGAAATTCAATCCTATGTTTATGTATTCTATCCGGCATTGCCGTTTCTTTGAATGCGGGAGAGTTGACGCCGTTTTTGCTGCCTTGGGATGACGCCGGCGACGGTGTAACCAATGTCAGCGCTTTGCTGGACAAACCCGCCGGCAAAAGCGGCTTCATTCATATCGAAAACGGCCATTTCATCGATGGCGCAGGACGGCGCTTTCGCATCCTTGGCGTCAACATGGCTTTCAGCGGCAATTTCCCCACTCATGAACAATCGGAAAAAGTCGCTGCGCGCATGGCCAAATACGGCATTAATGGAATACGTCATCATCATATGGACACCCTGCGCGCTCCTAACGGCGTCTGGAAAGAGGGAACGCCGGAGAAACAAGCGCTGGACGCGGAAAATCTCGACCGCTTCGATTATTTCATTTATCAACTGAAACGCCATGGAATTTATTCCAATATCAATTTGAAAGTGGGCCGGAAGACGGTCGCCGCCGACGGTTTGCCGCAAGCGGACAAACTTCCAGGCTACGACAAGGGCGTCGATCACTACTTTCCCCGTCTGATCGAATTGCAGAAAAACTACGCCCGCGATCTGTTGACTCATCGCAATCCCTACACGGGAACGCGATATATCGAGGAACCGTGCATCGCTATGATCGAAATCAATAACGAAAGCGGCTTGGCGAGCAAGTGGAGCGGCGGCGATTTGGACGATCTTCCCGCGGAATACGTCGTACCCTTGCAACTGGATTGGAATCGTTTTCTGCAAAAGAAATACGCCAATACCGGCGCTGTGCAAACCGCCTGGCGCGCCGCTGCTTCCGGTTCCGGTCAGGAACAATTGAAAGAGGGAGCGAATCATTGGGTATTCCAACAAATCGAGGAAGGGAAGGGAACCAGGCAAATCGTTCCCGAAGGGCCGGACGGCGCCGAGGCGCTGAAATTGACCACGACCGCTGTTGGCAAAGAATCGTGGCATGTCCAAACTTTTTATCCCGGCCTTAGTTTAAAAGGCGGCGGATTCTATTCATTCTCAGCCTGGATGAAATCCGATCGATCTCGCGATGTCAGCGTTGGCGTCAAAATGAATCATAGTCCTTGGGAAGGATTGGACGAAGCGAAAAATATCCAAGTTGGTTCCGAATGGAAGAAAGTGGAATTGTCCTTCTCCCCCAATCGGGACGAACCGGACGCTCGCTTGGATATCGGCGATTTGGGCGATGAATTGGGCATATTATGGGTGGCGCAGTTTTCATTGATCGATGGGACTCCAATTGGGCTTCCAGCGGGCGAGAGTCTGGAAAACGCATCGATCAACGTACTTCCGCGCAGCCGTTTCGGCGAGAGATCGGCGGCGGCGAAGCGGGATTGGATCGAATTTTTGGTACAACGCGAGACGCAGTATTATCAGGATATGAACCAATATTTACGCGGCGAGTTGGGAGTGAAATCGATAATCGCCGGGACGCAGTTGGGATTCGGCGCCGTTGCGTCGCAATTGGCCAACGATTTCATCGATCATCACGCTTATTGGCGGCATCCCGTTTTTCCCAACAAGCCTTGGGACGCCGTTGATTGGTATGTCCGCAACGACTCCATCCTTAACGAAATGAGCAATCCGCTGGAACAGTTGATGCAGGCGCGGGTGGAAGGGCGCGCCTATACCGTTTCGGAATATAACCACCCTGCGCCCAATACTTACGCCTCCGAGTGCATTCCTCTGACGATGGCCTACGCCGCGTTTCAGGATTGGGACGGCGTCTTTTTCTTCGCCTATAGCCATAACAACAATTTCAGCAAAAAATCCATGAATAGTTTTTTCGATATCGCCGGAAATACGCCGAAAATGCTGGCCATGCCGGCGGCGGCCAATATGTTTTTGCGAGGAGATATATCTCCAGCCAAGCAACGCGCCGTGGGCGCGATGAGCTATCGGGAATATCTCGGCAACTTGACGGAACATAACGGCAGTACCTGGTATCGCCCCTTCAGCGATGCGGGGATAAAAAGTACCGCCCCTTATTGGATGCGGACGGAAATGCGATTCGAAGAGAATCCTCAGCCTGTAGAAAATCCCAAGGTTCCGCCGACAACGCGCATCATGACTTCCGATACGGACGAATTGACCTGGGACAATTCCATGAAAGGCAAATCGTTCGCGGCGATCCGGGCGGAAAAAACCAAGGGATTCGTCGGTTTCGTTTCCGGGCGCCATTTCGATCTGGGTCATGGCGTAAAATTGGAGATCGGCGAGACGATTCAAGATTGGGCCAACATTCTTCTCACCTATATGGGCGAGAAAAACAAGGAACGCTCCTGGCTGTTGACGGCGACGGGTTATGCGGAGAATCAAGGCATGAAATGGAAGGACGGCGGCAAGGAATCCGTGGGCAATCAATGGGGCGAAGGTCCGCCGATGGTGGAAGCGATTCCGTTGCAACTGACGTTCAGCCGAACGGATCCGCCTTTGAAAGAAGCGCCTCTAGTCAGCGCGAAACTGTTCTCTCTCGACGAACGCGGCGTCCGCAAAGAAGTTATTCCTCAGGCGATCCAATTTTCGGATGAGGCGGTTGTCGTCGATCTTATGCGCAATCAGCCGTCTTTGTGGTACGAATTGGTTTTTCCGTCGGCGAGTGTTGGAGATGGCGGCCAATATTGA
- a CDS encoding Hsp20/alpha crystallin family protein: MVRMIRKPKSKIYVTEDNLGQTKNVIEFQYFDAPDAPNTWNPNMDIFETEEDVVIMIEAAGLDEDSVRLHAMDNRLVLTGERRLEMEASIIRYHQLEIQFMPFQKTIIIPGIIDVEKVRAKYRNGMLTISVSKRYLEGNCEE, translated from the coding sequence ATGGTTCGCATGATCCGTAAACCCAAATCGAAGATTTACGTCACCGAGGACAACCTGGGACAAACGAAAAACGTTATCGAGTTTCAATATTTCGACGCTCCGGACGCGCCCAATACCTGGAATCCCAATATGGATATTTTCGAGACGGAAGAGGACGTCGTCATCATGATCGAAGCGGCCGGACTGGACGAAGATTCGGTACGCTTGCACGCTATGGATAACCGCCTGGTGCTGACGGGCGAGCGCCGTTTGGAAATGGAAGCCTCCATCATCCGTTATCATCAATTGGAAATCCAGTTTATGCCCTTCCAAAAAACCATCATTATTCCGGGCATAATCGACGTAGAGAAAGTCAGAGCCAAATATCGCAACGGAATGCTTACGATCAGCGTGTCCAAGCGTTATCTCGAAGGGAATTGCGAAGAATGA